TCatttcatgttattattttgttgttattttggTTAATCCTCAGGTACTTTATTTCATGctaatagaaaaaaaattaaattgtttAATGAATTATTAACAAGCACTGACATCAGATGACGATTTAAAGTAAGtgaaacatgaacattttaatcCCCTGACGGCGGATAAATCAATTGGTTGCACTAAAGCAGATCTGTATAAAGTAGTCAACAAATTTGAAGTAGTTGTAGCGACTCTTGCCCCCTGCAACACTGCTTGCTTTTATACATATTGCACGCAATCCAAAcgaaaacattgccaggggTGGCACCTGATACCAATGTTTTTTCATTCCACCATCAACTCATCATCATTGTTCATCTCATGTTAACTTGAACCAAACATCCATGCATTCTCTATATGATATTCACTGGATGTTTGATGCATGTCAGGGTGACCTCACTATTATTAAtgtgtttatttcatgtgcTGTCTCTAATCTGCTTCTCATTTCTGACTGGTCATTATATTGTAATATAAAACGATAATAAAGATGTTTCTATGCACATCTGTCTTCATGTTATGATTTCTTTTTATGAATAATTCCACAACTGTGATCTACTAGTTCAGGTTCATACATGAAGAATGTACTAGCCACATACATGACACACCTCTGGTTCTGAAGTAGGCTACATTTGTTGACAAGTATGGAATTTGTGCCTGTCTTCGTGAGTACCGTGTCGTGATCAAAGCTCTACCATAGGCAGAAGGGTTGATGTTCAGCCTCCAAGTAGGCTATACCTTTCTTGCCAATTAGTGTAATGGGGGAATGTCTTCATGAGTACAGTGTGATGGAAGGCCGACATAAGGCAGAATGGTTCTGATGTTGTCCCAGGTTCATGAGGTACCTCGGGAACATAGCAACTTCAAGCTGGGGACTTGAGTTGGGCCACTGTCGTCAAGAGAACAGTAAGCTAGTACTGTAAAACTGGAAGGGTACTCCTCTTGAGCTAGGTAAATGACTTACCTTGGCTACATGAGCAACTTGAAGGCGGCTGCTTGAGTTGCCAAGTAGGATACTTGGGACTGTCTTCAGAGCACACTGAGATATGAACTCTACAGCAGGTAGAATGGTCCTGACCTAGTCTCGGGTAGGCCTGCATGAGGTATCTCAAGTAAGAGCACAGAGAGATGCGCTCTACAGCAGGAAGAATGGTCCTGACCTAGTCTCGGGTAGGCCTGCATGAGGTATCTCAAGTAAGAGCAAAGAGAGATGCGCTCTACAGCAGGTAGAATGGTCCTGACCTAGTCTCTGGTAGGCCTGCATGATGTATCTCAAGTAAGAGCATCAGAGAGATGAGCTCTACAGCAGGTAGAATGGTCCTCTGACCTAGTCTCAGGTAGGCCTGCATGAGGTATCACAAGTAAGAGCACAGAGAGATGAGTTCTACAGCAGGTAGAATGGTCCTGACCTAGTCTCAGGTAGGCCTGCATGAGGTATCTCAAGTAAGCGCACAGAGACATGCGCTCTACAGCAGGTCAGGTAGGCCTGCATGAGGTATCTCAAGTAAGAGCACACTGAAATATGAGCTCCACAGCAAGCAGGTCTTCCTGATCTAGTCTTGGGTAGGCCCACATGAGGTACCTCACTGTTGGAACGTTTAAACTTTACTTCAAGTAGGCTATGAGCAGGGATCTTGGCGTCAACTAAATAGAGCACTGTGAGATGAGCTCTTCAAAAGGCAGAAAAGTATTGATGTTGTATCTTATGAGCTACTTCAagtaggctacttgagttgtTGAGTAGGGAAGTTGGGCCCGTTTTCAAGAGTACATGAACAATGACATATGAGCTCTACAGCAAGGAGAATGGTCCTGATCTAGTCTCAGGTAGGCCAACATGAGGTAGCCTACCTCTGGTACCTTAACCATACTTCAAGTAGGCTACTATGCGCATGGTTTTTGGTGCCAACCAGAGCACCGTGAGATGAGCTCTTCCAAAGGCAGAATGGTCTTGATGTACCTCATGAGCTGCTTCAAGAAGGCCACTTGAGTTGTTAAGTAGGGAAGTTGGGCCTGTTTTCAAGAGTACAGTGAGAAATGAGCTCCACAGCAAGGAGAATGGTCCTGAACTGGTCTCAGGTAGGCCAACATGAGGTAGCCTACCTCTTGTACCATACTTCTAGTAGGCTACTATGAACCGGGTACTTGGTGTCAACTCAAGAGCACTGCGATATGAGCAGAATGGTCCCGATGTTGTACCCATGTAATTCCAGGTATGCGCAGTACCTCATGAGCTGCTTCAAGTCCCAGTTTTAAGTAGGCTACTTGAGGTTGTTACGAAGTAGAGTACTTGGGCATGTCCTCAAAAGGACAGTGAAATAGAAGCTCTACAATAGGCTAATTGGTCCTGATGTTTACCCTCACCTACAGGTAAATAATCTGTAGCCTGGTCCTGTAAATGCCTGGTCTGCTTTGTCAAATAGAGGGGCCAATGACCCTTGCAATATTGCTGCAAGTGCATAGGGTTGCCTGAGCCATGGTACGGAATGATGTCCTGAGAATGGAGAATCACATTTGACACAACTGAACCATCAATTAGTTACCGTCTTTCTAAGGCAAAGTcgaaaagaagaaaagacaCATTTCTGAAGTACTAAATTTTTAATCTAATTGTTGTCATGTGACCCATAATCAAAGAAAATGATCAATCAAGATTTACAATTCATGAAGTTTTATATACAAAACAACAAAGTAAGTAACCTAAAACAGTACATAAgattattcatacatgtacaattccaGTACTACGTTACATATTAAGTAATGATCATGGAATTATTGACTAGGCTTTTTTAAATCAGTTACAAGCTTTAAATTATGAGCAACACGTTTTTCTCCACCTCTCTGACCGCCATGGCTGTTGTCAGTGCTCGTAAAGGTCGACTGTTGACTAAGGTGTCAATCACGCCTGACGAGAGAGGGTACAGTGTTTATATTGACCGCTGCCTAAAACATGATACAAATATTTGGGACAAAGACATCGTCAATATGACAAAGTCCCAACTAGATGTAATGCACCAGTTCAACTAATTCTATATTATGCATCAAGATAATCTTTAAAAAGAATAAAAAGCTTTCTACATAACAATATTTTTAATAAACTGAATGTAATACACACTAACAGGCTATAAAACATGAAAGTTAAGCTTTAAGCCAAGAAAGAGTACCAGAAATTGTTCAGATACAATTTTTTCTCTAAATCTGACAACTGCATGACAGACATTTTCATGATTGCATTCTATTGAAACAAATTTTTGACCACTTCATGTAAAGAACCACTAATGTAAAAATGTATTTGACTGCAAAAGAATAGGTGGAACAATTACCACACTATTTCAATTTGAGGGGAGACTATTGCCACGAGCCAGGTCGGCAAGATTAAGGGTCATGAAGTTGCCAGCAGTCCTTGTATAAACAGCTcttctaaagtacatgtacatgtacatcaacaaTATTACGTAGCTTCTGCCTCTACATCCCTTCTGAACACTGAACCAGTTCAACCCTAAATCAGCTCTGAAGAACACACTTATTCTAGCTTTACACGGTCTGcttttaaaacaatttgttacaagtttcaatatattattagtcctctattaaaacatgcaCTTTCCTTCCACTATTTGGACTATAAAGAAATCAACACATCCTTGAAATTACTtggaaaaaatatcattgaaaatacTCAAGCAAAGTAAATTTATCAAAGAATATTAGAAATCACATGACTTATTATGTCTTAAGTAAATTGTATATGGAACTGGTAATCACCCATCAAAAAATAACCAATACATTTGAAAAGTCATACAatttatttgtattttgaatTATTTATCTCCCAAAAAAGCCAAAGCAACTAGACATGCACTTGAAGCTCACTTATAATGTATATAACAGTGCAATTGACAACAACAAGCATTTACATGTAAGAACATACTTATTTTTGTTTGTTAGATGTAACTAATCCCACAATAACTTTTATATGAAAACTCTCCTCAATCTCATTAGCTCTTTCATCATATTTGTATCTGGCACAGAGTAGTACTTGGCACTATTATTAGCAGTGCACTACTTATCAGTGTGTAACAAATCAATAGGTTTGATCCTCCTGGCAGTAATTCATAAGAGGCAATGACTCATGCAGTCATTGTACACCTCTTGCACTGATCACTGAATACCCTTCCCCCAGAGGAAAAACCCTGTCACTTTATCTTGACGTATCTCTTGTTCATGACTGATACTACATGCAGAATGAACCCAGGTGATGATGTGCATAGCCCAAGGAAGACGTTGACCCCTTGGCTACACTACATTACGGCACCATCGGCTCCTAATCGAACTAACAACGTCATCAAGGACTACACAGAGAGTGAAGTCCAAAGGCGTAACAGAGCAAGCACTTGAGGGTCAAGAAGACATTATGGGCAAATACTGTGCAGCTCATGAATGTTCAGGTCATAATGCACCAAGACTGAGCACGTCAAAACACATTTCACAAACACGGACTGGCTTCGCCTGGTTAAACTTGACGATTGGCATGTCCTTGTCTGAGCATTTCGAGCAGAGGAGACGCCCGCAGTGACGGCAGTGATGTCTGCGGGTTTTGATACTGAACTTGATGGCACACTCCAAGCAGGCCTCGCCCTCACTCCATGGAGGCTCCTTAGACAGCATGTCTGGAAAAGAAGCAGGATAGATAAGTGACAATATGACAAAGTTTCTCTAGTCTATCATCGAGGTAGTTTATTTTTGTCAATTCTAATCGAATGTAAAATAGCACTTCTGCTTCAACACTATGAAGATCAAGTCAATGAAGAAGTATTGTCCTTAGAATACTGCCCAAGTCTTGCAATCTGAACATCACATGAAGTAGCTCAATCTTCAATCCCAAACCATATGCCGGGGAGTGAAACCCATTTGCCTGGAATCCACTTGCATCAAAGCAGCTACCAAGAGGACTGATCTCTGTACGCACCTAGTAACTTGAACAGCAGCTGTTTAGTTGGCACAGGGAAGTTGAAGATTGAGAACCCGTTTTTGTTGACGCATCCCAAGGATCCACCAGCACGCACCACAGCCCGACACAGATTTGCATTGCCGTTGATGTACGCCAAAAGCAACACATTATTCCCCTCAGCATCCTGCCTGTCTATTGGATACTCTGGCATACTCTCCTTGAATAACTCAAAGATGGCTGCTGCATTCTCCTTGCCATACTGGCCTAGGATATGCATTGGGGTCTGACCTCTGAAATAGGAAGAATAGTACATGTTGCAGCAGCAGAAATACATTCTCTCTCTTTAGATATTTCACCGTGGACTACGCCGATCGGCGACCGAAATCAAAACAGGTTTTATGCTGGCCTACTGTATTCCCTCGTGGTATATTTTTACATCTGTAACTTTAAACACACCTCATGTTGAAGCCTTCGGCATTAATCCTCGATTCTGTCAGAAGAACTCTCACAGTGTTGATGTTACCATGTTGAACAGCTATATGCAGCGCTGAAACAAAAATAATCaggtatcaatcaatcaatcaatcaaacaaTTGATCAATTGTTACAGCCTCTAACCCATATTTGGGGCTGGCTGAAAACTTGTATACTTTCACCCCGGTGTGGGATATTCTACTTGCCCTGGCGTAGACACTTAGTCTTCTAGCCTCATCCGTCAGACTCCTCAACTTTGTCTCACACCAACTAAAACAATTTTTTCCCCAATTTCTTTGGTTTTCATTTCACCTAGAGAACAGGTTTCTTGACGTACCATtattttcagcatcatccacAGCATCAAAGTCTGTTCCATTCTCCAGCAGGACGCTGGCGATTGTACTCTGGTCATGTTCGGCAGCGATGTGGAGGGCGTTCTGTTTCTGGGCCATCAGATCATTGACATGAGCTCCAGCGAGCAACTGAAAATATGCAAAGGTCAGCACATCAAGAGAAGGGGATGGAGCTCTTCGAGATACTAGGATTGGCAGAAATTTTCTTTTGATTCCGGATGTACAATGATCTGCATCAGGATTTGGCCTGATTCAGGATGGGGCCTTTTTATTAACGAGAGTCAAGAAAGGTACCCCTCCCCATCCATCAAATATGGCTAAACCAAGTCATAGCATTGTACTTCTGGGTGAGCAGAATATATGCATACAATCTGGATAATTAACCGAAATAGAAAGAAGTAAATTCTGAGTGTTTTTAATTCAAAAATTTAGAAGTAAAATGTTCGGTTATTATTTAGTGTCAACTTGAAATGGTATGAAAAGGAATACAGTGAACCTTTAAGGGGGATATATATACCATCCAAACCTTGGAATTAAAGTACCCAAAACCCCGACCCCAGAAAATTCACCATAATAGAAATGTGATTTGCTCAACACAAATTGATAAATCAAACAACTAAATGCATCAAAAGTCTCATAAAAACGCACTAAATTCAACCTCACCAATAAAACATTCAGAAAATGTCATAAGGTGAtacataaaaaaaaaaaatttttttacaaaagtAGGCCTCATCGAGATTCGAACTCGAGATCTCCTGTTTACTAGACAGGCGCTTTAACCAACTAAGCCATGAGGCCAGTTGAGCACCATGGCTGATAATAGTCTACTTCATGAGTCATAGCACTGGGCCATTCTTCAACCACATGCTGGTCTATATTGTTGATCAATAGCGTGGTCTGGGGACTTGGCTGCTTGCCAATGTTAACATTCAATTGTGTTACGGTGGCCCAGCTATGTGGAGTACAGGGTAACCCGAAAAAATACCTCTGGGTTCCACTGCATTGAATAGTCAGACTAATGTAACATTTTTTCATCACATCCCTTGTGACTTAGTCCCACATGATCAGGCCCAAACTATAACCATTCAGAGAGACAGTTTCTAAATGAGAAATGAGGCAATAGGATAAGGTACTGTGTAGACGgtatttagccggttgaagggTGCCTGTACAAAATATCACTTGCTAGAgccctatgtgaaacagacattAATTTTCAGTGAATATAATTCAAGAGCAAAATTTGCAGTGACCATAACAATAAGATTGTCCAACAACAGTGACCTTAATCTCGATGGAAAATGGCCAAAACTATATCTCCCACCAATAACATTAACCCTCTTGCTGCCCCATATTCCTATAGATTgacgacatacatgtacaacaatttttaaagttttgaatAAGCCACAGTTTATCGTTTTTTCCCGTTTATCTAGACATACAGCAAACAACTGGTGATTCAAAATCTGTTTCTTTTTTTCGAAGAGATGGTTGCACTTTAGTTGAGTTTTGTACTGATTGATTACCGAATTGGCCAGTGTCCAGATGATGGGATATGTAATCACCAGCGGAAATTTCGAATATCATATGATGAAATAAAGTGatacactttgaaaacatgctGGGACATTACACCTTGAGTGTTTAAATGGCTTATGGGGTAGGGGCTGCTCTGGGCCAAAGGGTCATTCCGAGGGTGGTTGGGTGGCGGGGTCTTCTGGGGGTGCTGCATACCCCCGGGATCGGACAAAATGGGAATTCGATTTTTGTGTTTGCATagtcatgctacatgtatatgtctagTTTCATGTGGCCACATCAATAGAATGTCTGGGTCGAGTTCAGGTTCATATCAATAAGTTGATGATCCACCTATCATTCACACGGATGTCTTCCAAACAACAATCTTGCAAGTTATCCACCGAATATTCACAGATTTTACCTGTGTATAGCAAGAATTAGCAGACACGACCCCAGGGGTCACAACTGTAATGAACCAGGATAAAAAGATAAACTCACCAAGTTCCGAACGATAATTTCTGAGCCGGCTTGTACTGCAAGATGTAGGGGTGTGAGTTGCTGGGCATCCTGGACGCGCGAGTTAACGTTAGCATGGATACTTATCAAAAAGAGAACGCTCTCAATGTCTGACTTCTGGATTGCAATATGAAGGAAGTTCCTGCCCTTGTTGTCAACCTAAAAGTAAACATTGACAAATCGTTATCACAAGTTCAACAGTAATTCTGTGTTCAGCTTTGAGAAGGTGAGTTTATACAAAATTACATAAATCCCTTCAGGTCagcaaagtgacttgcccaaggttaCAAGTGAGACAGGATGTGATAAATAAGAGAGTGTTTCTGATTTACCTGTTCAGCAGCAGTTGGTTCACGATCCAGGATGCTCTGAGCAGCTTTGTTATTTTTGGTCGTCATGGCCGTCGCAAATGGCGTCATGCCATGTTTGTCGCGGATGTTCAGATTGAGGGCAGGATGGGACATGAGTAATGCGATGATAACGGGATGCTGGTTGATGATGGCGATGTGTAACGGCGAGTTTCCGTCCGCGTCTTGAATGTTTACGTCAGCATTATGTTCGACTAGCGCTTGAACAATCCCTTCCATGCCCCAGCTACTCGCCATGTGCAGAGGACCCTGCTTATCTCTGCAACAACAGTGGAGTTGATCAAGACATAGTCAGAATTTGGATTAAATGTTGGAACTATGTTCTTCACATGATTTCAAGGACAACATATTGACTAACATTGCACTTTAGTAGCACCACATTTGAATTCCTTCACGAAGTAATATTTTGCGTTACAAGTGAAACGAATAGCTGGCCACTATGCTGACCTGCAGCAGGGAACACAACCAACCAGTAAACCACTTCCTTGGAAGAATTTGTACCAATGAGGATCTGAAGTACTAAGGAGGATAGTGCACAACAGACACTTACTTGACTACATCCACTCCTTCACCATTCGGTCCGAGCTTCCTGATGCTATTAACATCACAACCGCTGAAATTACAAATTGGGGCATTTGGATTCATTATTGCCTTCTGTAAGCTTTCTGACAATCAATCCAGAGCATGACAACATTATCATTGAACAACATTTCACCGTACCGGGTCAGTGCCTTTGGGTCTACCGCAGTGAGGGAATCTGCTGACCTTAGCTGCTTGAGAGGTTGGTAAACATTGATCACATCAGAGAGATACCCAGGAGCCTCACAATGCAAACACTTGGAATCTTGCATCAGTGTTTTGCCAGCTGCTAATGACAAAAGAACCAAAGCTGTCCTTCCAAGAGACCCAATCAAAGACAATGTGACCCACCTCCTGATGAGGAACGTTCCTACAGCctcattgttttcatcaataGCCCTGTGCAGAAGAGTCTGGATACAGCCCTCGGGTCCAGGGCCCCACATTGTAGCATCACAGCCATGTCGTACCTTCAAATTGACAAAACAAATTCATCAAGATATCATCAAAGTAGTTTTACTGAAATTGCAGAGAAATTTTGACAAGATTGATCTGTGGCAGCAACCACAACTGACGCAATTAGCGAAACTCACCAAAGTAGATGCGATGTCCTCTTGCCCAGTTTCAAGTGCCTGCCATAGCGGACAGTCGCCCCTCTCGGAGATCATGTTCATGTTAGCACCACGGCTACACAACGCATCCACAACGACGGGCAGGTGGCGCTTTATGGCTAGCTGGAGAGGTGTTTCATTGTCTCGTGTCCTGAAAATGACAAGGCGTATTGAAACCCAAGCAAATACATTAACCCAGGTTTTGGGAATCACACAATCAACAGTACTACTATTAGAGGGGTCATCGCTACCAActactgtaaaatcagtcaaGAACCGTACAGTCCTTATACATTTCTGTTTCTAGTACACTTACTTGATATTGATGTCAGCTTGATGCTCCAAGAGGAACAAAGCACTCGGTGTGTCTTGCTTCATGATCCCCTGATGCAGCAGCGTCATGCCGTCGGAACTTTTATCATTGATCACCCCGGCGCCACCTGTCAACAACTGGATGGCAATGCCATGGAAACCATTCCAGAGGGCGAGACCAAATGGTGTCTGCTCACAGGAGTCCTTCAGGCTGAAGTTGGGGATGATCATGGTGTTGTCACCAGACTGTGATGAACGAGCTGAAACAAACACACACATTTATCAATCTTTGCAACTATAGACAGTTTGGGGTTTTCATCAGAACCACTATCTCCTCTTGAAGCAGGTCAACATCACACTCGACGCTAGCACTTCAGTGCTGTACTATGGCCTTGTTGATTTCTATTTCCAGAGAGCTCCAAGAAAATACTGGCCACGTAATAGCTCCTAATCTAAAATATAGTCAATCTTACCTTTATGGTTGAGGTAAACTTTGACACACTCTTCATGCCGGTTGCTAATGGCAACATGCAAAGGTGTCTGCTGTATAATGGGTGCTTCATCTTCCTCTTCAAAACAAGATGCGGGCGTGGCAGGACCATCGAGTGAAGCACGGGTCTGTACGTTTGGATTGGACCCTTTCAGGAGTAATGTTTCTGTGAGGCGGGCAAGGCCCTTTTGGCAGGCAGTGTGGAGGGGACTTTCTCCCTAAAACAAGAAAGTAAAGATGTTGAAATCAGAAGAACCTGCATTCAAGAGATATCGAGTAGTAACCAAGGACTGCACTACACTTGGTAATTTCAGGCCAGCTCGTGGTACCAAGTGGCGCTGGTTGAGACACAAACCAAGTACCCTCCAATCACAAGTCAGATGCTCTTCTGCCGTGCCATCATGCTTCCCTGAGGAGTCGATCACTAACGTTTTTCTCTTTTGCCTGCCCCGGCAATCAAAAGTAAAGTTATTTGCCCTAGGTCTCAAAAAGATGTTTCCATATCAGGTATCAAACACATGACCTGTGTGTCACGAGTCCAATGCCAAACAATCTGCCCGGAACCAAATCTGGTACTGACCTTGTGATTAATATGATTGACTTTAGCACCATGTGAGGCTAGGAAGAGGGCAGCCACCTCATTACCAGCTCGGGCTGCTCGATGtaataacatatcacctgcaattGAAGAAACACGTTTAGAAATCAACACATATTCATTCGAGAGAACCTGGCATTAGCTTTATGCCAAACTAAATGAGGAACAAAATTTGCGCAACCAGCCCCAAGTTGTTAACAGAGGGATTGATGTTCCCCACATCTATCCATGATCTGGGATGGGTATTTTGACTGACGATTCAATACCCCAAGACACTTTACACGAGATTAAAtgagaaattttgaaatcgAGGTTTCAAATCAAGACTTGTACTTACCAGTTTCTGGATTGATAGCATCAGGTGATGACCCACGTTTGATCAGCCGAACGGCAAAACTCTGATCACTATAGAAACTGTCCGGTGATTGGTCCTCACCACTGGTACCAGCTGTCTGTAGAGCCAACCAAAGGGCCGTCTCACCATCTGATGTCTGCAGTTCGAGATTAAGGTCAGAGTGGGACAGCAGGATTGAGAACACAGCCTCATTCTTCGATCTAATTGCCCGGTGTAACGGGGTGCTGAAAGAATGGATATTTTATTAACAACAATCAAAGCATCAGTGATTTAGGAATAGCAATAATGTTGATCTTCTTGTAGTCACTCGTCCAACACATTTCTGTCGACTGGGAACAAGAAGCAAGCTAATGAGGTGTTCTTAAAGTCGTACTCACTTTCCCTCTGAATCCTGCACGTTAGCATTAGCATGTCCATCAAGTAATTGCTGAGCTATTCTAGCCATTCCCTGCACGGTATCAGCATCTGTCATCTCAGGGTTGAACGAGGCCACCAAGTGAAGCGCAGTCTCCTTGTCAAGGTTTGTGGCTGCGTTTACATTACACTTGTTCTTGATCAGGAAAGATGAGGAAAATTCATCAGCTTGAAAAGGAAGCAAAATACACAATATGATACAATCATAACAGGCTGCTGCAGACTTCGGAACCATCAGCACCACAAGTTTGAAATTGGAAAGAGAATGAATTTCGCCCCTGCAACTCCAACCAGTGACTGTCAACCAACTCTCAAAAGAGTGAATACTAAGATGGAGAACAATTTTCTAAAACCGATCCATGATATCCATACAGGTTCAAGTGGACTCTTGTCATTCAATCTTACCTCTCTCGAGTGCCTTATGTAAGAGGCACCTGCCAGCATTATCAGTCCTGTTTACATCCACCCGATGACTGATCAACGTCTCAGCTATACTTTCTTGTTTGCCTTGTAAAGCCAAGTCCATCGGAATGTCTCCTCTGTTGTCTATTTCATTCAGTTTTCCTGGCAGCTAAAGAA
This is a stretch of genomic DNA from Lineus longissimus chromosome 2, tnLinLong1.2, whole genome shotgun sequence. It encodes these proteins:
- the LOC135500820 gene encoding rabankyrin-5-like isoform X2 — its product is MADAEVTKLQNHLKLLREEYVKLQSKLADVERKYQVAAASAGQAKEDNFVSRLLKTVADLFDKELYSDLHVQLDGQSIKAHRFVLAARSVFWGVTDLSKVSELDLSGIPYEVGHALLKWVYTDQVDMKKDDIFILDLMKAASKFRLGPLRDRCEKALMSSVHVGNCIRYYETADEIGAEILKSHCSELISNHWNDFTSEDFAQMTAPLLYNMFKQKTEYPLHQAIRANREDVVFLYLIEYDAELPGKLNEIDNRGDIPMDLALQGKQESIAETLISHRVDVNRTDNAGRCLLHKALERADEFSSSFLIKNKCNVNAATNLDKETALHLVASFNPEMTDADTVQGMARIAQQLLDGHANANVQDSEGNTPLHRAIRSKNEAVFSILLSHSDLNLELQTSDGETALWLALQTAGTSGEDQSPDSFYSDQSFAVRLIKRGSSPDAINPETGDMLLHRAARAGNEVAALFLASHGAKVNHINHKGESPLHTACQKGLARLTETLLLKGSNPNVQTRASLDGPATPASCFEEEDEAPIIQQTPLHVAISNRHEECVKVYLNHKARSSQSGDNTMIIPNFSLKDSCEQTPFGLALWNGFHGIAIQLLTGGAGVINDKSSDGMTLLHQGIMKQDTPSALFLLEHQADINIKTRDNETPLQLAIKRHLPVVVDALCSRGANMNMISERGDCPLWQALETGQEDIASTLVRHGCDATMWGPGPEGCIQTLLHRAIDENNEAVGTFLIRSGCDVNSIRKLGPNGEGVDVVKDKQGPLHMASSWGMEGIVQALVEHNADVNIQDADGNSPLHIAIINQHPVIIALLMSHPALNLNIRDKHGMTPFATAMTTKNNKAAQSILDREPTAAEQVDNKGRNFLHIAIQKSDIESVLFLISIHANVNSRVQDAQQLTPLHLAVQAGSEIIVRNLLLAGAHVNDLMAQKQNALHIAAEHDQSTIASVLLENGTDFDAVDDAENNALHIAVQHGNINTVRVLLTESRINAEGFNMRGQTPMHILGQYGKENAAAIFELFKESMPEYPIDRQDAEGNNVLLLAYINGNANLCRAVVRAGGSLGCVNKNGFSIFNFPVPTKQLLFKLLDMLSKEPPWSEGEACLECAIKFSIKTRRHHCRHCGRLLCSKCSDKDMPIVKFNQAKPVRVCEMCFDVLSLGAL
- the LOC135500820 gene encoding rabankyrin-5-like isoform X1; protein product: MADAEVTKLQNHLKLLREEYVKLQSKLADVERKYQVAAASAGQAKEDNFVSRLLKTVADLFDKELYSDLHVQLDGQSIKAHRFVLAARSVFWGVTDLSKVSELDLSGIPYEVGHALLKWVYTDQVDMKKDDIFILDLMKAASKFRLGPLRDRCEKALMSSVHVGNCIRYYETADEIGAEILKSHCSELISNHWNDFTSEDFAQMTAPLLYNMFKQKTEYPLHQAIRANREDVVFLYLIEYDAEVKSARDNNLYNPELPGKLNEIDNRGDIPMDLALQGKQESIAETLISHRVDVNRTDNAGRCLLHKALERADEFSSSFLIKNKCNVNAATNLDKETALHLVASFNPEMTDADTVQGMARIAQQLLDGHANANVQDSEGNTPLHRAIRSKNEAVFSILLSHSDLNLELQTSDGETALWLALQTAGTSGEDQSPDSFYSDQSFAVRLIKRGSSPDAINPETGDMLLHRAARAGNEVAALFLASHGAKVNHINHKGESPLHTACQKGLARLTETLLLKGSNPNVQTRASLDGPATPASCFEEEDEAPIIQQTPLHVAISNRHEECVKVYLNHKARSSQSGDNTMIIPNFSLKDSCEQTPFGLALWNGFHGIAIQLLTGGAGVINDKSSDGMTLLHQGIMKQDTPSALFLLEHQADINIKTRDNETPLQLAIKRHLPVVVDALCSRGANMNMISERGDCPLWQALETGQEDIASTLVRHGCDATMWGPGPEGCIQTLLHRAIDENNEAVGTFLIRSGCDVNSIRKLGPNGEGVDVVKDKQGPLHMASSWGMEGIVQALVEHNADVNIQDADGNSPLHIAIINQHPVIIALLMSHPALNLNIRDKHGMTPFATAMTTKNNKAAQSILDREPTAAEQVDNKGRNFLHIAIQKSDIESVLFLISIHANVNSRVQDAQQLTPLHLAVQAGSEIIVRNLLLAGAHVNDLMAQKQNALHIAAEHDQSTIASVLLENGTDFDAVDDAENNALHIAVQHGNINTVRVLLTESRINAEGFNMRGQTPMHILGQYGKENAAAIFELFKESMPEYPIDRQDAEGNNVLLLAYINGNANLCRAVVRAGGSLGCVNKNGFSIFNFPVPTKQLLFKLLDMLSKEPPWSEGEACLECAIKFSIKTRRHHCRHCGRLLCSKCSDKDMPIVKFNQAKPVRVCEMCFDVLSLGAL